In one Papilio machaon chromosome 15, ilPapMach1.1, whole genome shotgun sequence genomic region, the following are encoded:
- the LOC106710238 gene encoding uncharacterized protein LOC106710238 → MADAAAARREARRKRILENSHNRLQLISGKINDDCCKDSLRTPMPDQNVDVPLITEVNTVNTCYANNGVAVRNLETFTSENADVLNDLTSFLPPTPEHSPSQDSSLIGKLVDNKYDIVLLSLVIQILDGLSIFKVEQSYYFLPLALYVVTKLFFFPKESNSSIANTLLQMQGISAQNVKVILNVMQLFMVISRDVCVFLFTTICVQSLHTMLIDVTT, encoded by the exons ATGGCTGATGCAGCAGCAGCACGTCGTGAGGCACGCAGAAAaagaattttagaaaattCTCACAATAGATTGCAGCTTATATCAGGAAAAATTAATGATGATTGTTGCAAAG ATTCTCTTCGAACTCCTATGCCTGATCAAAATGTTGACGTACCCCTTATAACAGAGGTTAATACAGTTAATACGTGTTATGCAAATAATGGAGTGGCAGTTCGTAATTTGGAGACATTTACAAGTGAAAATGCAGATGTACTCAATGACTTGACATCTTTTCTACCACCAACACCCGAACATTCACCATCACAAGACTCATCCTTAATCGGTAAACTAGTcgataataaatatgacatagtTCTATTATCATTAGTCATACAAATACTTGATGGACTGTCTATTTTCAAAGTAGAACAgtcatattattttctacCATTAGCCTTATATGTTGTCACTAAGTTATTCTTTTTTCCCAAGGAAAGTAATTCCAGCATTGCTAACACTCTTTTACAAATGCAAGGAATTTCAGCACAGAATGTAAAAgtgatattaaatgtaatgcaATTGTTTATGGTAATTTCAAGAGATGTTTGtgtgtttttgtttacaaCTATATGTGTACAATCACTTCACACCATGTTAATAGATGTAACCACATAG